The Bacteroidota bacterium genomic interval GATGACCGTGATCGTCGGGTTCGAAGGGATGGGCCAGAAGGTCGTTCTTCCCCCGTCGGTCTACGTCTTCGACGGGAACGAACGGTACCGGGAAGACACCGCGCGTGGTTCGAAGCGGTGGACCAAATCGACCTGGACGACGACCGGGCAAAAACTGATCATGACGAGCCGGGTCATTCAAAGCCGGCCGGGGCGGGAAAGCCGTTATACGGAGACCGACACCTGGGAGTTGACCGGCAGCTCCACGCTCCGGCTTCACGTTGACCAAAAATTTGAGGGGAAGGATTCGACGAACAGCGAGATACGGGTCTTTCGTCGCGTAGGGAAGTAATGCTCTATTATTTTCTTGAATATATCCGTCACAAGTACAGCCCGCCGGGATTCGGGATGTTCCGGTATATCACCGTCCGGGCCGGCGCCGCAGCGATAACGGCACTGATCATCTCCTTCTGGCTCGGGCCGAAGATCATCCGCATGCTGAAGGAGCATCAGATCGGGGAAGCGGCGAAGCTCGAGGCCCCGAAGTCGCATCTCAGCAAGGCCGGGACGCCGACCATGGGAGGGCTCATCCTCCTGGCAGCGATCCTCGTGCCGGCGGCGCTCTGGGCGGACATCAAGAACGGCTATGTCTTTCTCATCCTGGTCGTCACCGCCTCCCTCGGGGCGGTCGGGTTCCTGGATGATTACCTGAAGGTCGTCCGGAAGAAACGAAAAGGGTTGATCGAAGAATACAAGCTCATCGGCCAGATCGCCGTCGGGTTGTTCGTCGGATGCGTGATTTATTTCTATCCCAACTACATCGACCCCGACCTCTGGAAGATCAAATCGAGCACGACGGTCCCGTTTTTCAAACATATGGAAATCGACTTCCAGTGGTTCTACATCCCGATGGTCATTTTCGTGATCACCGCGACCAGCAACGCGGTCAACCTCACCGACGGCCTCGACGGGCTGGCGGCCGGGACCGTCGGCATCGTGGTCCTGACGCTTGCGGTCATGAGCTACGTTTCGGGGAATGCCGTCCTGAGCCAGTACCTGACCATCCCGTATCTGCGCGGCACGGGAGAACTCAGCATTTACTGCGCCGCGCTGGTGGGGGGAGTCCTCGGGTTCCTCTGGTTTAACGCATACCCCGCGCAGGTGTTCATGGGCGACACGGGATCGCTCGCGCTGGGCGGGGCCGTCGGCGCGCTTTGCGTGTTGATTAGAAAGGAACTGCTCCTGCCGACGCTGGGCGGAGTGTTCCTGGTCGAGACTCTCTCGGTGATCATTCAGCGGTACTACTACAAGTACACGAGGCGGAAGTACGGCGAAGGCAGGCGCATCTTCAAGATGGCGCCGCTCCATCATCATTTCGAAATGCAGGGGTGGCCCGAGCCGAAAATCGTCACACGCTTTTACATTATGGCGATCCTGCTCATGATCCTGAGCCTTGCGACGTTCAAAGTCCGATGATGAACTGTGACGGGGCGACAATCGGCGGCGGGGAATCGATACAGGAACTTGACTACGACGAGACGATGACGGACCGGTCGGTGCAGGGGAAACATATTTCAGTTCTCGGCGCGGCGCGAAGCGGCGTGGCGGTGGCCCGTCTCCTGCAGCGGAACGGAGCCGACGTGTTCGTGAGCGACAGCGGCCCCGCCTCGCGGCTCGAGCCGCAGCTCTCGGAGTTGCGCGCGCTCGGAATCCCGTACGAGACCGGGGCGCACGGCCCGAAGGTGCTGGATGCGGACCTGCTCGCGATCAGCCCGGGCGTGCCCTCGAACCTCCCGGTCGTCCAGCAGGCAGAGTCGCGCGGCCTGCGCGTCCTGAGCGAGCTGGAGATAGCTAGCTGGTTTTGCCCGGCCCCGATGGTCGCGGTGACGGGAACAAACGGAAAAACGACTACGACAACGCTGATCGGCAGAATGCTCCACGACGCAAAGAGGAAGAACGTGGTGGCGGGCAATATCGGCACCGCCTTTTCGGCGGCGGTGGATGAACTCGACAAAGATTCGGTGGCGGTGCTCGAGGTGAGCAGCTTTCAACTTGATCACACCGAAAGCTTTCACCCCGCGGTCTCGATCATTCTGAATATTACTCCGGATCATCTCGACCGGTATGAGCGGGACTTCGACCGCTACGCCGCCTCGAAATGCCGCGTGTTCGAACACCAGACGGCCGAAGATGTGCTGATCGTGAACGCCGACGATCCGGGAACGCGCGATCAGATACGGCGGAGGCAACCGCTGCCCGTCCGGATCCTTGAGTTCGGTCTCGCGCAAGGGCCGGGCGAGGGCGCGTTCGTCGAAAATGGTGATCTCGTCGTGTTGCTCGGCGGGGTGCGGACTCCCATCGTCGCCGCGTCCGATATCAGCATCCGTGGGGTTCATAACCTCTATAACGCGATGGCGGCGACGCTCGCGGCGAAGGTGCTCGGCGTGTCCGCTCCGTCTCTCAGGGCGACGCTGAAAAACTTCAAGGGCGTCGAGCACCGGCTCGAATTCGTCCGGGAAACCGGGGGAGTCAGATATGTGAACGACTCGAAGGCGACGAACATCGATTCCGTCTGGTACGCCCTGCAGGCGTTCGAGGAGCCGATCGTCCTTCTGCTCGGCGGACGGGACAAGGGGAACGATTACTCGAAGCTCTACGAGCTCGTGGACAAACATGTCAAAGCGATCGTGGCGATCGGTGAGTCGGCGGAGAAGGTAAGAACCGCGTTTGAGAGCCGGAAGAAAGTCGTGACGGCCGGCTCGATGGAAGATGCGGTCCGGGCGGCGCGGTCGCTCGCCTCGCGGGGCGATGTCGTGCTTCTCTCGCCCGCGTGCGCCTCGTTCGACTGGTTCGAGAACTACGAACAGCGGGGACGCGTCTTTAAAGAAATAGTCAATTCATTATGAGGAACAGGGTTTGAAATTTCATCGCAACCACGTCGATTTCGCGATGCTCGTCGCCGTCCTGGCGCTCATGCTTCTGAGCCTCGGGGTGGTTTACAGCGCGTCGGCAAGCTACGCGCTCGCGAAGTACGGGGAGAGCGAGCGGATGCTGACGAGCCATGCCCTGAAGGTGCTTCTCGGAATGCTCGGCCTCTTCATCGGATTGCGGGTCGATTACCACAAATTGCAGCGCCTGACAAAGTGGGGCGTGGCCGCGGCGGTGGCGTTGCTCTTCGTGACCCTGGTCCTCGGGGGTGAGGCGAAAGGCGCGACCAGATGGCTCCGGTACAGCAGCATCGGGTTCCAGCCGTCGGAATTCGCGAAGTACGCGCTGCTCTTTCATCTGTGCTCGCTGATTGCGACCAAGGGAGACCTGATACGGGATTTTAAACGGGGGTTTATCCCGATGATGGTCTGGATCGGACTCGTCACATCGCTCGTCATGCTGCAGCCGAATTTCAGCATGGGCGTTATGATCTTCTTCCTGAGCCTCATCATGCTGTTCATCGGCCGGGCCAAATTCTCGCACCTGGCCATTACGTTCGCCATTCTTACGCCGATCCTGATACTCTATCTCCTGAGCGCGGAGTACCGGCGCGCGCGCATCATGGCCTTCCTCGGCGGGAGCGGAGGGGGGGCGCGATCGAGTTACCAGTCCTCGCAGGGAATCCTCGGGTTCGGCAACGGAGGGATCTTTGGGGTCGGTCCGGGGGAAAGCAAGCAGCGTGATTTTTTCCTCCCCGAATCGTACGGGGACTTTGTCTTCTCCATCGTCGGCGAGGAGTACGGGTTCGTCGGGACGATGTTCTGCCTGCTTCTCTTCCTGACGATCGCGTTCAGGGGATTCAGGATCGCCCGGTTCGCACGCGATATCTTCGGAAGGAACCTCGCGATCGCCGTTACGTGCGCCATCACGTTTTATGCGTTGATCAATGCCGGCGTCACGCTCGGCATTCTTCCCACGACGGGCCTGCCGATGCCGTTCGTGAGTTACGGAGGGTCGTCGATGGTCTTCTCGGCGTGTGCGATAGGAGTCTTACTGAATATTTCATCGCAAACGGATCTGCACCCGAGGGCGAGGCAGGTTCCCGTGGTCGGCTCCGTGAATGCCGGCGATGCAAATGTCGGGAAGGTCTACTGATGTGGAGCCGCTCCATGCAATTTTCTCCGGCGGCGGGACCGGCGGGCATCTCTTCCCGGCCCTGGCAATCGCAGACGAGGTCAAGCGCCTCGAACCCGCTGCGGAGATCATGTTTATCGGCACGAGAGACAGGATCGAAGCCCGCGTGGTCCCGCAAAAGGGATACGCGTTTCGATCCATCTGGATCAGCGGGTTTCGGAGGGGTTTTTATGCGGGCAACATACTTTTTCCGATCAAAGCGGTGGCCGGACTGATGCAGGCGATTTCCATCATAAAACGGTTCAAGCCGGATGTGGTTGTCGGAACGGGCGGGTATGTTTCAGGCCCGGTCCTTCGGGCCGCGGTCATGCTGAAGGTTCCGACGCTGATTCAGGAACAAAACAGCTACCCCGGCGTCACCACCCGCCTCCTCTCGCGAAAGGTGGACGAGGTGCACCTGACGTTCGAGAGCTCGAAGAAGTATTTCGACCGGACCGAGGACGTTTTTGTCACCGGAAATCCGACGCGAAGCGATCTCGACGGCGTAAATCCCGACGAAGCGTGCAGGTACTTTTCGTTCGACCCCTCGGACCGGAACAAGACGATCCTCGTCGTCGGAGGGAGCCTTGGTGCGAGATCGCTCAACCTGGCGATGGAAACGCATCTGGAGATGCTGATGCGGCACGGTCTCCGGATCGTCTGGCAGACGGGTCCGGATGACATTGAGAAAGCAAAACGCCTGGCGGGGCAATACGCCGCAGGCCGGATCTGGACGGGAGCGTTCATCGACAGGATGGAATACGCCTACCGGGTGAGCGATCTCGTGGTGTGCCGCGCCGGGGCGACGACGATCGCGGAGCTGACGCGGCTGGGAAAACCGGCGCTTCTGGTCCCCTATCCGCATGCGGCCGCGAACCACCAGGTGGAGAACGCGCGCTCCCTGGCCGGCTCGGGCGCCGCGGAGGTCGTCTTCGATCACGAATCCCTCGCGGTGCTGGGTGAACGGATCATCGCCGCGCTCGACGAACACCGGCTGAACGAGATGAGCGTCAGGAGCAGGAAGCTCGGCAAGCCGGATGCGGCCCTCCGGATTGCGGAGCATGTGATCCGGTTGGCGCGGAGCGGGCATCCCGCGCCGGATGCAGCGTCGCCGAAGGGGTAGCCGGAGGATGGAAGAACACACGTTGCCGCCCGGCGCCGCTGTCTTTAAGTACAAACTCGATTTTTATTATCAGCAGGCGTTGCTCTACCTTGTGACCCTGTTGTTGTACGGCGGAATCCGGGGAACGATCACCTTCGAGCGGTTGCCGTCGCTCGGGGCGGACCCGATCCTGTACATCATTATTTTGTTCGTGATCATCTCGTTCGTTGTGCTCGCGTTGAACAAGGCGCGTGACCGCAAGCTGATTGTGGCGGCGGATAAGATCATCTTCCACCACAAGTTTCACGAGCGGGAGATTCCGTTCTCGGCGATCGAATGGTTTCACATCGGCCGGGAACGCAGAGTTCAGACCGCGGGCCGGTCACAGGTGATCGTCTTTAAAATGAAACATCGCAGGCGATTGTTCCGCATCAGGGTCGGCAGGTACGAGCACGAAAAAGAGCTCATCGCCGAGATGCAGCGCATCGCGCAGAGTATTCCCAAGGGCAAACGGCCCGACGTCGGCCGGCCCTGATTTTTACCGGACAAGGAGAAGGTTATGATACAGGCTCTTCCGTACATATTATTGGGGCTCATTGTGGGGGTGCTGGCGGGAGTCCTCGGCATCGGGGGAGCGGTGTTCGTCGTTCCGGCGCTCGTCTACATCTTCGGATGGGAACAGCATATGGCGCAGGGGACCACGCTCGCGATGCTGCTCCCTCCGATCGGGCTGTTTGCGGCGTGGACGTACTACAAGGCGGGGAACGTCGACTTTAAAGTCGCGGCGCTCCTCTGCGTCGGTTTCCTTGTGGGCGGATATTTCGGCGGGTCGTTCGCGAACCAGGTTCCCGCGGACTCGTTGCGGAAGATCTTCGGGGTCGCGTTGTTGATCATTTCGTTGAGGATGATCATCGGAAAGTGACCCGAAGCGTCGAGACTGGAAAAATCAAAAGAGGTATTTACACGGGATTATGTTCAGCTCCATTAAAAAAATACACTTCGTCGGAGTCGGCGGGATCGGAATGAGCGGAATCGCCGAGATCCTGCTGGATCAGGGATTCAAGATCAGCGGCTCCGACAGGGCGACCGGCGAGGTGACCGACCGCCTCCAAACGCTCGGGGCCGAAATCTTCGAGGGCCACAAGGCGCAGAATGTCGGACCGGATGTCGACGCGCTCGTCTATTCTTCGGCGATCTCGCACGACAACCCGGAACTGGTC includes:
- the mraY gene encoding phospho-N-acetylmuramoyl-pentapeptide-transferase, which codes for MLYYFLEYIRHKYSPPGFGMFRYITVRAGAAAITALIISFWLGPKIIRMLKEHQIGEAAKLEAPKSHLSKAGTPTMGGLILLAAILVPAALWADIKNGYVFLILVVTASLGAVGFLDDYLKVVRKKRKGLIEEYKLIGQIAVGLFVGCVIYFYPNYIDPDLWKIKSSTTVPFFKHMEIDFQWFYIPMVIFVITATSNAVNLTDGLDGLAAGTVGIVVLTLAVMSYVSGNAVLSQYLTIPYLRGTGELSIYCAALVGGVLGFLWFNAYPAQVFMGDTGSLALGGAVGALCVLIRKELLLPTLGGVFLVETLSVIIQRYYYKYTRRKYGEGRRIFKMAPLHHHFEMQGWPEPKIVTRFYIMAILLMILSLATFKVR
- the murD gene encoding UDP-N-acetylmuramoyl-L-alanine--D-glutamate ligase — translated: MMNCDGATIGGGESIQELDYDETMTDRSVQGKHISVLGAARSGVAVARLLQRNGADVFVSDSGPASRLEPQLSELRALGIPYETGAHGPKVLDADLLAISPGVPSNLPVVQQAESRGLRVLSELEIASWFCPAPMVAVTGTNGKTTTTTLIGRMLHDAKRKNVVAGNIGTAFSAAVDELDKDSVAVLEVSSFQLDHTESFHPAVSIILNITPDHLDRYERDFDRYAASKCRVFEHQTAEDVLIVNADDPGTRDQIRRRQPLPVRILEFGLAQGPGEGAFVENGDLVVLLGGVRTPIVAASDISIRGVHNLYNAMAATLAAKVLGVSAPSLRATLKNFKGVEHRLEFVRETGGVRYVNDSKATNIDSVWYALQAFEEPIVLLLGGRDKGNDYSKLYELVDKHVKAIVAIGESAEKVRTAFESRKKVVTAGSMEDAVRAARSLASRGDVVLLSPACASFDWFENYEQRGRVFKEIVNSL
- a CDS encoding putative peptidoglycan glycosyltransferase FtsW; the encoded protein is MKFHRNHVDFAMLVAVLALMLLSLGVVYSASASYALAKYGESERMLTSHALKVLLGMLGLFIGLRVDYHKLQRLTKWGVAAAVALLFVTLVLGGEAKGATRWLRYSSIGFQPSEFAKYALLFHLCSLIATKGDLIRDFKRGFIPMMVWIGLVTSLVMLQPNFSMGVMIFFLSLIMLFIGRAKFSHLAITFAILTPILILYLLSAEYRRARIMAFLGGSGGGARSSYQSSQGILGFGNGGIFGVGPGESKQRDFFLPESYGDFVFSIVGEEYGFVGTMFCLLLFLTIAFRGFRIARFARDIFGRNLAIAVTCAITFYALINAGVTLGILPTTGLPMPFVSYGGSSMVFSACAIGVLLNISSQTDLHPRARQVPVVGSVNAGDANVGKVY
- the murG gene encoding undecaprenyldiphospho-muramoylpentapeptide beta-N-acetylglucosaminyltransferase encodes the protein MSGRSTDVEPLHAIFSGGGTGGHLFPALAIADEVKRLEPAAEIMFIGTRDRIEARVVPQKGYAFRSIWISGFRRGFYAGNILFPIKAVAGLMQAISIIKRFKPDVVVGTGGYVSGPVLRAAVMLKVPTLIQEQNSYPGVTTRLLSRKVDEVHLTFESSKKYFDRTEDVFVTGNPTRSDLDGVNPDEACRYFSFDPSDRNKTILVVGGSLGARSLNLAMETHLEMLMRHGLRIVWQTGPDDIEKAKRLAGQYAAGRIWTGAFIDRMEYAYRVSDLVVCRAGATTIAELTRLGKPALLVPYPHAAANHQVENARSLAGSGAAEVVFDHESLAVLGERIIAALDEHRLNEMSVRSRKLGKPDAALRIAEHVIRLARSGHPAPDAASPKG
- a CDS encoding sulfite exporter TauE/SafE family protein, which translates into the protein MIQALPYILLGLIVGVLAGVLGIGGAVFVVPALVYIFGWEQHMAQGTTLAMLLPPIGLFAAWTYYKAGNVDFKVAALLCVGFLVGGYFGGSFANQVPADSLRKIFGVALLIISLRMIIGK